Proteins encoded by one window of Scatophagus argus isolate fScaArg1 chromosome 4, fScaArg1.pri, whole genome shotgun sequence:
- the git2a gene encoding ARF GTPase-activating protein GIT2a isoform X5, with product MSKRLRNTELCADCSLPEPRWASVNRGVLICDECCSVHRSLGRHSSQVRHLTHTPWPPTQLQMVQTLYSNGANSIWEHSLLDPASVISGKRKANPQDKLHPNKSEFIKAKYQMLAFVHRMPCREDDSLTSKDLSKQLHSSVRTGNLETCLRLLSLGAQANFFHPEKGNTPLHVAAKAGQVSQAELLTVYGADPGAPDSNGKTPIDFAREAGHHELADRLVEVQYELTDRLAFYLCGRKPDHKNGQHFIVPQMADSSLDLSELAKAAKKKLQSLSNHLFEELAMDVYDEVDRRETDAVWLATQNHSTLVTETTVVPFLPVNPEYSSTRNQGRQKLARFNAHEFATLVIDILSDAKRRQQGNLIASPKDNVEFFLKSVAVRHCSDSQDNDQPDYDSVASDEDTDQELPSSKGDRTKSLDSDLSDGPITMHEYMEVKNALSASEAKIQHLMKANSNLSEELRLMQKKASKLEKQSSMPESDYDNTFNDSEMDDSGSCRRARLRTSGWLEGSSIPELDDLEMESDPTLPSTEDVIRKTEQITKNIQELLRAAQENKHDSFIPCSERIHVAVTEMAALFPKKPRSETVRGSLRLLTSSAYRLQSECRKAVPSEGCPGPDMQLVTQQVIQCAYDIAKAAKQLVTITTKENTN from the exons ATGTCTAAACGCCTTCGAAACACCGAACTCTGCGCTGATTGCAGTCTTCCAG AACCTCGCTGGGCCTCGGTGAACAGGGGCGTGTTGATTTGCGATGAGTGCTGCAGCGTTCATCGAAGTCTGGGCAGACACAGCTCACAAGTCCGCCACCTGACGCACACACCCTGGCCTCCCACGCAGCTACAG ATGGTTCAAACATTATACAGCAATGGAGCAAATTCAATATGGGAGCACTCTCTCCTGGACCCTGCGTCTGTGATCAGTGGAAAACGCAAGGCCAACCCTCAGGACAAACTGCA TCCAAACAAATCAGAGTTTATAAAAGCCAAATATCAAATGCTGGCGTTTGTCCATCGCATGCCTTGCCGGGAGGATGACAGCTTGACATCCAAGGATTTAAGCAAG CAACTTCACTCAAGTGTTCGCACAGGGAATCTGGAGACTTGTTTGCGGTTGCTGTCACTGGGAGCACAAGCTAATTTCTTTCACCCA GAAAAAGGGAACACTCCCTTGCATGTAGCTGCAAAGGCAGGACAAGTATCTCAGGCTGAACTGTTAACTGTTTATGGGGCAGATCCTGGAGCTCCTGACAGCAATGGCAAAACTCCCATCGACTTTGCAAG GGAAGCTGGCCATCATGAGCTGGCGGATAGATTGGTGGAAGTTCAGTACGAGCTAACTGATCGACTTGCTTTCTACCTGTGTGGGAGAAAACCAG ATCATAAAAATGGCCAGCACTTCATTGTACCGCAGATGGCTGACAG CAGTTTAGATTTATCAGAACTGGCCAAGGCAGCGAAGAAGAAACTGCAGTCT CTAAGTAATCATTTATTTGAGGAGCTGGCCATGGATGTGTACGACGAGGTGGACAGACGAGAGACCGATGCAG TGTGGTTGGCTACACAGAATCACAGCACCCTGGTTACGGAGACCACCGTGGTGCCTTTCCTTCCGGTGAATCCAGAGTACTCATCAACACGAAACCAG GGACGACAGAAGCTTGCAAGATTTAACGCACATGAATTTGCAACTCTTGTGATTGACATATTAAGTGATGCTAAGCGCAGACAGCAAGGGAATTTAATAGCCAGTCCCAAAG ATAATGTTGAATTTTTCTTGAAGAGTGTGGCTGTCAGACATTGTAGTGACAGCCAGGACAACGACCAGCCAGATTACGACAGTGTGGCCTCCGATGAGGATACAGATCAAGAGCTCCCCTCGAGCAAAGGAGATCGGACCAAG AGCCTGGACTCTGACCTCTCAGATGGCCCGATTACTATGCATGAATACATGGAGGTGAAAAACGCGCTCTCTGCCTCTGAAGCCAAGATCCAGCACCTCATGAAAGCCAACAGCAACCTGAGTGAGGAGCTGAGGCTGATGCAGAAAAAG GCCTCAAAATTAGAGAAGCAAAGCAGCATGCCAGAAAGTGACTATGACAACACATTCAATGACTCTGAGATGGATGATTCAGG TTCTTGCAGAAGAGCGAGGCTGAGGACCAGTGGCTGGCTGGAGGGCAGCTCTATCCCTGAGCTGGATGATCTGGAAATGGAGTCGGACCCCACTCTTCCCAGCACGGAGGACGTCATCCGCAAAACTGAGCAGATCACCAAGAATATCCAGGAGCTGCTGCGAGCTGCTCAGGagaacaaacatgacag CTTCATTCCCTGCTCAGAAAGAATACATGTGGCTGTAACAGAAATGGCTGCCCTCTTTCCCAAG AAGCCACGCTCGGAGACTGTGAGAGGCTCTCTGCGCTTGTTGACCTCCAGCGCGTACCGGCTTCAGAGCGAGTGCAGGAAGGCGGTGCCTTCAGAGGGCTGCCCGGGACCGGACATGCAGCTGGTCACCCAGCAGGTCATCCAATGTGCTTATGACATTGCCAAGGCGGCCAAGCAGCTTGTAACCATCACAACGAAGGAGAATACCAACTAA
- the git2a gene encoding ARF GTPase-activating protein GIT2a isoform X4 yields the protein MSKRLRNTELCADCSLPEPRWASVNRGVLICDECCSVHRSLGRHSSQVRHLTHTPWPPTQLQMVQTLYSNGANSIWEHSLLDPASVISGKRKANPQDKLHPNKSEFIKAKYQMLAFVHRMPCREDDSLTSKDLSKQLHSSVRTGNLETCLRLLSLGAQANFFHPEKGNTPLHVAAKAGQVSQAELLTVYGADPGAPDSNGKTPIDFAREAGHHELADRLVEVQYELTDRLAFYLCGRKPDHKNGQHFIVPQMADSSLDLSELAKAAKKKLQSLSNHLFEELAMDVYDEVDRRETDAVWLATQNHSTLVTETTVVPFLPVNPEYSSTRNQGRQKLARFNAHEFATLVIDILSDAKRRQQGNLIASPKDNVEFFLKSVAVRHCSDSQDNDQPDYDSVASDEDTDQELPSSKGDRTKSLDSDLSDGPITMHEYMEVKNALSASEAKIQHLMKANSNLSEELRLMQKKNERGAFVTTSSSLPSFPSTLSWSKDESVQKASKLEKQSSMPESDYDNTFNDSEMDDSGSCRRARLRTSGWLEGSSIPELDDLEMESDPTLPSTEDVIRKTEQITKNIQELLRAAQENKHDSFIPCSERIHVAVTEMAALFPKKPRSETVRGSLRLLTSSAYRLQSECRKAVPSEGCPGPDMQLVTQQVIQCAYDIAKAAKQLVTITTKENTN from the exons ATGTCTAAACGCCTTCGAAACACCGAACTCTGCGCTGATTGCAGTCTTCCAG AACCTCGCTGGGCCTCGGTGAACAGGGGCGTGTTGATTTGCGATGAGTGCTGCAGCGTTCATCGAAGTCTGGGCAGACACAGCTCACAAGTCCGCCACCTGACGCACACACCCTGGCCTCCCACGCAGCTACAG ATGGTTCAAACATTATACAGCAATGGAGCAAATTCAATATGGGAGCACTCTCTCCTGGACCCTGCGTCTGTGATCAGTGGAAAACGCAAGGCCAACCCTCAGGACAAACTGCA TCCAAACAAATCAGAGTTTATAAAAGCCAAATATCAAATGCTGGCGTTTGTCCATCGCATGCCTTGCCGGGAGGATGACAGCTTGACATCCAAGGATTTAAGCAAG CAACTTCACTCAAGTGTTCGCACAGGGAATCTGGAGACTTGTTTGCGGTTGCTGTCACTGGGAGCACAAGCTAATTTCTTTCACCCA GAAAAAGGGAACACTCCCTTGCATGTAGCTGCAAAGGCAGGACAAGTATCTCAGGCTGAACTGTTAACTGTTTATGGGGCAGATCCTGGAGCTCCTGACAGCAATGGCAAAACTCCCATCGACTTTGCAAG GGAAGCTGGCCATCATGAGCTGGCGGATAGATTGGTGGAAGTTCAGTACGAGCTAACTGATCGACTTGCTTTCTACCTGTGTGGGAGAAAACCAG ATCATAAAAATGGCCAGCACTTCATTGTACCGCAGATGGCTGACAG CAGTTTAGATTTATCAGAACTGGCCAAGGCAGCGAAGAAGAAACTGCAGTCT CTAAGTAATCATTTATTTGAGGAGCTGGCCATGGATGTGTACGACGAGGTGGACAGACGAGAGACCGATGCAG TGTGGTTGGCTACACAGAATCACAGCACCCTGGTTACGGAGACCACCGTGGTGCCTTTCCTTCCGGTGAATCCAGAGTACTCATCAACACGAAACCAG GGACGACAGAAGCTTGCAAGATTTAACGCACATGAATTTGCAACTCTTGTGATTGACATATTAAGTGATGCTAAGCGCAGACAGCAAGGGAATTTAATAGCCAGTCCCAAAG ATAATGTTGAATTTTTCTTGAAGAGTGTGGCTGTCAGACATTGTAGTGACAGCCAGGACAACGACCAGCCAGATTACGACAGTGTGGCCTCCGATGAGGATACAGATCAAGAGCTCCCCTCGAGCAAAGGAGATCGGACCAAG AGCCTGGACTCTGACCTCTCAGATGGCCCGATTACTATGCATGAATACATGGAGGTGAAAAACGCGCTCTCTGCCTCTGAAGCCAAGATCCAGCACCTCATGAAAGCCAACAGCAACCTGAGTGAGGAGCTGAGGCTGATGCAGAAAAAG AATGAAAGGGGAGCTTTTGTGACCACCTCTTCATCCCTCCCCTCATTTCCATCCACCCTGTCTTGGTCGAAGGACGAAAGCGTTCAAAAG GCCTCAAAATTAGAGAAGCAAAGCAGCATGCCAGAAAGTGACTATGACAACACATTCAATGACTCTGAGATGGATGATTCAGG TTCTTGCAGAAGAGCGAGGCTGAGGACCAGTGGCTGGCTGGAGGGCAGCTCTATCCCTGAGCTGGATGATCTGGAAATGGAGTCGGACCCCACTCTTCCCAGCACGGAGGACGTCATCCGCAAAACTGAGCAGATCACCAAGAATATCCAGGAGCTGCTGCGAGCTGCTCAGGagaacaaacatgacag CTTCATTCCCTGCTCAGAAAGAATACATGTGGCTGTAACAGAAATGGCTGCCCTCTTTCCCAAG AAGCCACGCTCGGAGACTGTGAGAGGCTCTCTGCGCTTGTTGACCTCCAGCGCGTACCGGCTTCAGAGCGAGTGCAGGAAGGCGGTGCCTTCAGAGGGCTGCCCGGGACCGGACATGCAGCTGGTCACCCAGCAGGTCATCCAATGTGCTTATGACATTGCCAAGGCGGCCAAGCAGCTTGTAACCATCACAACGAAGGAGAATACCAACTAA
- the git2a gene encoding ARF GTPase-activating protein GIT2a isoform X3, whose translation MSKRLRNTELCADCSLPEPRWASVNRGVLICDECCSVHRSLGRHSSQVRHLTHTPWPPTQLQMVQTLYSNGANSIWEHSLLDPASVISGKRKANPQDKLHPNKSEFIKAKYQMLAFVHRMPCREDDSLTSKDLSKQLHSSVRTGNLETCLRLLSLGAQANFFHPEKGNTPLHVAAKAGQVSQAELLTVYGADPGAPDSNGKTPIDFAREAGHHELADRLVEVQYELTDRLAFYLCGRKPDHKNGQHFIVPQMADSSLDLSELAKAAKKKLQSLSNHLFEELAMDVYDEVDRRETDAVWLATQNHSTLVTETTVVPFLPVNPEYSSTRNQGRQKLARFNAHEFATLVIDILSDAKRRQQGNLIASPKDNVEFFLKSVAVRHCSDSQDNDQPDYDSVASDEDTDQELPSSKGDRTKSLDSDLSDGPITMHEYMEVKNALSASEAKIQHLMKANSNLSEELRLMQKKLQSLQSENTSLRRQVTTNIYQIPSGSDYPDPSSPSALKRRQSARASRPMSMYETGSGLRPYLPKGETPYPEEGIPTLQPFPPHASKLEKQSSMPESDYDNTFNDSEMDDSGSCRRARLRTSGWLEGSSIPELDDLEMESDPTLPSTEDVIRKTEQITKNIQELLRAAQENKHDSFIPCSERIHVAVTEMAALFPKKPRSETVRGSLRLLTSSAYRLQSECRKAVPSEGCPGPDMQLVTQQVIQCAYDIAKAAKQLVTITTKENTN comes from the exons ATGTCTAAACGCCTTCGAAACACCGAACTCTGCGCTGATTGCAGTCTTCCAG AACCTCGCTGGGCCTCGGTGAACAGGGGCGTGTTGATTTGCGATGAGTGCTGCAGCGTTCATCGAAGTCTGGGCAGACACAGCTCACAAGTCCGCCACCTGACGCACACACCCTGGCCTCCCACGCAGCTACAG ATGGTTCAAACATTATACAGCAATGGAGCAAATTCAATATGGGAGCACTCTCTCCTGGACCCTGCGTCTGTGATCAGTGGAAAACGCAAGGCCAACCCTCAGGACAAACTGCA TCCAAACAAATCAGAGTTTATAAAAGCCAAATATCAAATGCTGGCGTTTGTCCATCGCATGCCTTGCCGGGAGGATGACAGCTTGACATCCAAGGATTTAAGCAAG CAACTTCACTCAAGTGTTCGCACAGGGAATCTGGAGACTTGTTTGCGGTTGCTGTCACTGGGAGCACAAGCTAATTTCTTTCACCCA GAAAAAGGGAACACTCCCTTGCATGTAGCTGCAAAGGCAGGACAAGTATCTCAGGCTGAACTGTTAACTGTTTATGGGGCAGATCCTGGAGCTCCTGACAGCAATGGCAAAACTCCCATCGACTTTGCAAG GGAAGCTGGCCATCATGAGCTGGCGGATAGATTGGTGGAAGTTCAGTACGAGCTAACTGATCGACTTGCTTTCTACCTGTGTGGGAGAAAACCAG ATCATAAAAATGGCCAGCACTTCATTGTACCGCAGATGGCTGACAG CAGTTTAGATTTATCAGAACTGGCCAAGGCAGCGAAGAAGAAACTGCAGTCT CTAAGTAATCATTTATTTGAGGAGCTGGCCATGGATGTGTACGACGAGGTGGACAGACGAGAGACCGATGCAG TGTGGTTGGCTACACAGAATCACAGCACCCTGGTTACGGAGACCACCGTGGTGCCTTTCCTTCCGGTGAATCCAGAGTACTCATCAACACGAAACCAG GGACGACAGAAGCTTGCAAGATTTAACGCACATGAATTTGCAACTCTTGTGATTGACATATTAAGTGATGCTAAGCGCAGACAGCAAGGGAATTTAATAGCCAGTCCCAAAG ATAATGTTGAATTTTTCTTGAAGAGTGTGGCTGTCAGACATTGTAGTGACAGCCAGGACAACGACCAGCCAGATTACGACAGTGTGGCCTCCGATGAGGATACAGATCAAGAGCTCCCCTCGAGCAAAGGAGATCGGACCAAG AGCCTGGACTCTGACCTCTCAGATGGCCCGATTACTATGCATGAATACATGGAGGTGAAAAACGCGCTCTCTGCCTCTGAAGCCAAGATCCAGCACCTCATGAAAGCCAACAGCAACCTGAGTGAGGAGCTGAGGCTGATGCAGAAAAAG CTACAATCTCTGCAAAGCGAGAACACCTCTCTCAGGCGGCAGGTCACAACCAATATCTATCAGATCCCCAGCGGTTCAGACTATCCTGACCCCTCCAGCCCCTCAGCCCTGAAACGCCGGCAGTCTGCGCGGGCCAGTCGGCCCATGTCTATGTATGAGACCGGCTCAGGCTTGAGGCCCTATCTCCCTAAAGGGGAAACTCCCTACCCAGAGGAGGGTATCCCCACCCTGCAACCCTTCCCACCTCAT GCCTCAAAATTAGAGAAGCAAAGCAGCATGCCAGAAAGTGACTATGACAACACATTCAATGACTCTGAGATGGATGATTCAGG TTCTTGCAGAAGAGCGAGGCTGAGGACCAGTGGCTGGCTGGAGGGCAGCTCTATCCCTGAGCTGGATGATCTGGAAATGGAGTCGGACCCCACTCTTCCCAGCACGGAGGACGTCATCCGCAAAACTGAGCAGATCACCAAGAATATCCAGGAGCTGCTGCGAGCTGCTCAGGagaacaaacatgacag CTTCATTCCCTGCTCAGAAAGAATACATGTGGCTGTAACAGAAATGGCTGCCCTCTTTCCCAAG AAGCCACGCTCGGAGACTGTGAGAGGCTCTCTGCGCTTGTTGACCTCCAGCGCGTACCGGCTTCAGAGCGAGTGCAGGAAGGCGGTGCCTTCAGAGGGCTGCCCGGGACCGGACATGCAGCTGGTCACCCAGCAGGTCATCCAATGTGCTTATGACATTGCCAAGGCGGCCAAGCAGCTTGTAACCATCACAACGAAGGAGAATACCAACTAA
- the git2a gene encoding ARF GTPase-activating protein GIT2a isoform X2, giving the protein MSKRLRNTELCADCSLPEPRWASVNRGVLICDECCSVHRSLGRHSSQVRHLTHTPWPPTQLQMVQTLYSNGANSIWEHSLLDPASVISGKRKANPQDKLHPNKSEFIKAKYQMLAFVHRMPCREDDSLTSKDLSKQLHSSVRTGNLETCLRLLSLGAQANFFHPEKGNTPLHVAAKAGQVSQAELLTVYGADPGAPDSNGKTPIDFAREAGHHELADRLVEVQYELTDRLAFYLCGRKPDHKNGQHFIVPQMADSLDLSELAKAAKKKLQSLSNHLFEELAMDVYDEVDRRETDAVWLATQNHSTLVTETTVVPFLPVNPEYSSTRNQGRQKLARFNAHEFATLVIDILSDAKRRQQGNLIASPKDNVEFFLKSVAVRHCSDSQDNDQPDYDSVASDEDTDQELPSSKGDRTKSLDSDLSDGPITMHEYMEVKNALSASEAKIQHLMKANSNLSEELRLMQKKLQSLQSENTSLRRQVTTNIYQIPSGSDYPDPSSPSALKRRQSARASRPMSMYETGSGLRPYLPKGETPYPEEGIPTLQPFPPHNERGAFVTTSSSLPSFPSTLSWSKDESVQKASKLEKQSSMPESDYDNTFNDSEMDDSGSCRRARLRTSGWLEGSSIPELDDLEMESDPTLPSTEDVIRKTEQITKNIQELLRAAQENKHDSFIPCSERIHVAVTEMAALFPKKPRSETVRGSLRLLTSSAYRLQSECRKAVPSEGCPGPDMQLVTQQVIQCAYDIAKAAKQLVTITTKENTN; this is encoded by the exons ATGTCTAAACGCCTTCGAAACACCGAACTCTGCGCTGATTGCAGTCTTCCAG AACCTCGCTGGGCCTCGGTGAACAGGGGCGTGTTGATTTGCGATGAGTGCTGCAGCGTTCATCGAAGTCTGGGCAGACACAGCTCACAAGTCCGCCACCTGACGCACACACCCTGGCCTCCCACGCAGCTACAG ATGGTTCAAACATTATACAGCAATGGAGCAAATTCAATATGGGAGCACTCTCTCCTGGACCCTGCGTCTGTGATCAGTGGAAAACGCAAGGCCAACCCTCAGGACAAACTGCA TCCAAACAAATCAGAGTTTATAAAAGCCAAATATCAAATGCTGGCGTTTGTCCATCGCATGCCTTGCCGGGAGGATGACAGCTTGACATCCAAGGATTTAAGCAAG CAACTTCACTCAAGTGTTCGCACAGGGAATCTGGAGACTTGTTTGCGGTTGCTGTCACTGGGAGCACAAGCTAATTTCTTTCACCCA GAAAAAGGGAACACTCCCTTGCATGTAGCTGCAAAGGCAGGACAAGTATCTCAGGCTGAACTGTTAACTGTTTATGGGGCAGATCCTGGAGCTCCTGACAGCAATGGCAAAACTCCCATCGACTTTGCAAG GGAAGCTGGCCATCATGAGCTGGCGGATAGATTGGTGGAAGTTCAGTACGAGCTAACTGATCGACTTGCTTTCTACCTGTGTGGGAGAAAACCAG ATCATAAAAATGGCCAGCACTTCATTGTACCGCAGATGGCTGACAG TTTAGATTTATCAGAACTGGCCAAGGCAGCGAAGAAGAAACTGCAGTCT CTAAGTAATCATTTATTTGAGGAGCTGGCCATGGATGTGTACGACGAGGTGGACAGACGAGAGACCGATGCAG TGTGGTTGGCTACACAGAATCACAGCACCCTGGTTACGGAGACCACCGTGGTGCCTTTCCTTCCGGTGAATCCAGAGTACTCATCAACACGAAACCAG GGACGACAGAAGCTTGCAAGATTTAACGCACATGAATTTGCAACTCTTGTGATTGACATATTAAGTGATGCTAAGCGCAGACAGCAAGGGAATTTAATAGCCAGTCCCAAAG ATAATGTTGAATTTTTCTTGAAGAGTGTGGCTGTCAGACATTGTAGTGACAGCCAGGACAACGACCAGCCAGATTACGACAGTGTGGCCTCCGATGAGGATACAGATCAAGAGCTCCCCTCGAGCAAAGGAGATCGGACCAAG AGCCTGGACTCTGACCTCTCAGATGGCCCGATTACTATGCATGAATACATGGAGGTGAAAAACGCGCTCTCTGCCTCTGAAGCCAAGATCCAGCACCTCATGAAAGCCAACAGCAACCTGAGTGAGGAGCTGAGGCTGATGCAGAAAAAG CTACAATCTCTGCAAAGCGAGAACACCTCTCTCAGGCGGCAGGTCACAACCAATATCTATCAGATCCCCAGCGGTTCAGACTATCCTGACCCCTCCAGCCCCTCAGCCCTGAAACGCCGGCAGTCTGCGCGGGCCAGTCGGCCCATGTCTATGTATGAGACCGGCTCAGGCTTGAGGCCCTATCTCCCTAAAGGGGAAACTCCCTACCCAGAGGAGGGTATCCCCACCCTGCAACCCTTCCCACCTCAT AATGAAAGGGGAGCTTTTGTGACCACCTCTTCATCCCTCCCCTCATTTCCATCCACCCTGTCTTGGTCGAAGGACGAAAGCGTTCAAAAG GCCTCAAAATTAGAGAAGCAAAGCAGCATGCCAGAAAGTGACTATGACAACACATTCAATGACTCTGAGATGGATGATTCAGG TTCTTGCAGAAGAGCGAGGCTGAGGACCAGTGGCTGGCTGGAGGGCAGCTCTATCCCTGAGCTGGATGATCTGGAAATGGAGTCGGACCCCACTCTTCCCAGCACGGAGGACGTCATCCGCAAAACTGAGCAGATCACCAAGAATATCCAGGAGCTGCTGCGAGCTGCTCAGGagaacaaacatgacag CTTCATTCCCTGCTCAGAAAGAATACATGTGGCTGTAACAGAAATGGCTGCCCTCTTTCCCAAG AAGCCACGCTCGGAGACTGTGAGAGGCTCTCTGCGCTTGTTGACCTCCAGCGCGTACCGGCTTCAGAGCGAGTGCAGGAAGGCGGTGCCTTCAGAGGGCTGCCCGGGACCGGACATGCAGCTGGTCACCCAGCAGGTCATCCAATGTGCTTATGACATTGCCAAGGCGGCCAAGCAGCTTGTAACCATCACAACGAAGGAGAATACCAACTAA
- the git2a gene encoding ARF GTPase-activating protein GIT2a isoform X6 produces MSKRLRNTELCADCSLPEPRWASVNRGVLICDECCSVHRSLGRHSSQVRHLTHTPWPPTQLQMVQTLYSNGANSIWEHSLLDPASVISGKRKANPQDKLHPNKSEFIKAKYQMLAFVHRMPCREDDSLTSKDLSKQLHSSVRTGNLETCLRLLSLGAQANFFHPEKGNTPLHVAAKAGQVSQAELLTVYGADPGAPDSNGKTPIDFAREAGHHELADRLVEVQYELTDRLAFYLCGRKPDHKNGQHFIVPQMADSSLDLSELAKAAKKKLQSLSNHLFEELAMDVYDEVDRRETDAVWLATQNHSTLVTETTVVPFLPVNPEYSSTRNQGRQKLARFNAHEFATLVIDILSDAKRRQQGNLIASPKDNVEFFLKSVAVRHCSDSQDNDQPDYDSVASDEDTDQELPSSKGDRTKSLDSDLSDGPITMHEYMEVKNALSASEAKIQHLMKANSNLSEELRLMQKKLQSLQSENTSLRRQVTTNIYQIPSGSDYPDPSSPSALKRRQSARASRPMSMYETGSGLRPYLPKGETPYPEEGIPTLQPFPPHASKLEKQSSMPESDYDNTFNDSEMDDSGSCRRARLRTSGWLEGSSIPELDDLEMESDPTLPSTEDVIRKTEQITKNIQELLRAAQENKHDSRPCEREGVRRLRHSLGCFSTLVPWAEKAPPPLQPLSLRSPDPTSCFIPCSERIHVAVTEMAALFPKKPRSETVRGSLRLLTSSAYRLQSECRKAVPSEGCPGPDMQLVTQQVIQCAYDIAKAAKQLVTITTKENTN; encoded by the exons ATGTCTAAACGCCTTCGAAACACCGAACTCTGCGCTGATTGCAGTCTTCCAG AACCTCGCTGGGCCTCGGTGAACAGGGGCGTGTTGATTTGCGATGAGTGCTGCAGCGTTCATCGAAGTCTGGGCAGACACAGCTCACAAGTCCGCCACCTGACGCACACACCCTGGCCTCCCACGCAGCTACAG ATGGTTCAAACATTATACAGCAATGGAGCAAATTCAATATGGGAGCACTCTCTCCTGGACCCTGCGTCTGTGATCAGTGGAAAACGCAAGGCCAACCCTCAGGACAAACTGCA TCCAAACAAATCAGAGTTTATAAAAGCCAAATATCAAATGCTGGCGTTTGTCCATCGCATGCCTTGCCGGGAGGATGACAGCTTGACATCCAAGGATTTAAGCAAG CAACTTCACTCAAGTGTTCGCACAGGGAATCTGGAGACTTGTTTGCGGTTGCTGTCACTGGGAGCACAAGCTAATTTCTTTCACCCA GAAAAAGGGAACACTCCCTTGCATGTAGCTGCAAAGGCAGGACAAGTATCTCAGGCTGAACTGTTAACTGTTTATGGGGCAGATCCTGGAGCTCCTGACAGCAATGGCAAAACTCCCATCGACTTTGCAAG GGAAGCTGGCCATCATGAGCTGGCGGATAGATTGGTGGAAGTTCAGTACGAGCTAACTGATCGACTTGCTTTCTACCTGTGTGGGAGAAAACCAG ATCATAAAAATGGCCAGCACTTCATTGTACCGCAGATGGCTGACAG CAGTTTAGATTTATCAGAACTGGCCAAGGCAGCGAAGAAGAAACTGCAGTCT CTAAGTAATCATTTATTTGAGGAGCTGGCCATGGATGTGTACGACGAGGTGGACAGACGAGAGACCGATGCAG TGTGGTTGGCTACACAGAATCACAGCACCCTGGTTACGGAGACCACCGTGGTGCCTTTCCTTCCGGTGAATCCAGAGTACTCATCAACACGAAACCAG GGACGACAGAAGCTTGCAAGATTTAACGCACATGAATTTGCAACTCTTGTGATTGACATATTAAGTGATGCTAAGCGCAGACAGCAAGGGAATTTAATAGCCAGTCCCAAAG ATAATGTTGAATTTTTCTTGAAGAGTGTGGCTGTCAGACATTGTAGTGACAGCCAGGACAACGACCAGCCAGATTACGACAGTGTGGCCTCCGATGAGGATACAGATCAAGAGCTCCCCTCGAGCAAAGGAGATCGGACCAAG AGCCTGGACTCTGACCTCTCAGATGGCCCGATTACTATGCATGAATACATGGAGGTGAAAAACGCGCTCTCTGCCTCTGAAGCCAAGATCCAGCACCTCATGAAAGCCAACAGCAACCTGAGTGAGGAGCTGAGGCTGATGCAGAAAAAG CTACAATCTCTGCAAAGCGAGAACACCTCTCTCAGGCGGCAGGTCACAACCAATATCTATCAGATCCCCAGCGGTTCAGACTATCCTGACCCCTCCAGCCCCTCAGCCCTGAAACGCCGGCAGTCTGCGCGGGCCAGTCGGCCCATGTCTATGTATGAGACCGGCTCAGGCTTGAGGCCCTATCTCCCTAAAGGGGAAACTCCCTACCCAGAGGAGGGTATCCCCACCCTGCAACCCTTCCCACCTCAT GCCTCAAAATTAGAGAAGCAAAGCAGCATGCCAGAAAGTGACTATGACAACACATTCAATGACTCTGAGATGGATGATTCAGG TTCTTGCAGAAGAGCGAGGCTGAGGACCAGTGGCTGGCTGGAGGGCAGCTCTATCCCTGAGCTGGATGATCTGGAAATGGAGTCGGACCCCACTCTTCCCAGCACGGAGGACGTCATCCGCAAAACTGAGCAGATCACCAAGAATATCCAGGAGCTGCTGCGAGCTGCTCAGGagaacaaacatgacag CAGACCATGTGAACGCGAAGGTGTGCGTCGGCTCAGGCACAGCCTGGGATGTTTCAGCACTCTGGTGCCCTGGGCTGAGAAGGCTCCCCCTCCCCTTCAGCCGCTCAGCCTCCGGTCCCCTGACCCCACCTCCTG CTTCATTCCCTGCTCAGAAAGAATACATGTGGCTGTAACAGAAATGGCTGCCCTCTTTCCCAAG AAGCCACGCTCGGAGACTGTGAGAGGCTCTCTGCGCTTGTTGACCTCCAGCGCGTACCGGCTTCAGAGCGAGTGCAGGAAGGCGGTGCCTTCAGAGGGCTGCCCGGGACCGGACATGCAGCTGGTCACCCAGCAGGTCATCCAATGTGCTTATGACATTGCCAAGGCGGCCAAGCAGCTTGTAACCATCACAACGAAGGAGAATACCAACTAA